One Fusarium poae strain DAOMC 252244 chromosome 4, whole genome shotgun sequence DNA window includes the following coding sequences:
- a CDS encoding hypothetical protein (BUSCO:26840at5125), protein MAQQDGPIESIAEPGVKAQGQLLHEMRREVATLLNRSQTGFPGAQPVSFARQHLDELAQHDYYVVEKSDGIRYLLYSTTDENNNETHYLIDRKNDFWFITNKSLHFPLETSPEAFHTNTLIDGELVWDTGSDGKRVPMFLVFDCLVLDNIVLMERTLDKRLAYFDQRFYRPYKKLYQEYPQELAFQPFYVEMKKPQFAYAIDMMFRDILPKLKHGNDGLIFTCRTTPYKHGTDTHILKWKPPEENTIDCRLRLSFPQVEPTESERREGITEPFIDYDSIPKAELYVYKGDSGPDKYEFFNNVHINEEEWETLKSLNDPLDWRIVECNIDEQGRWRIVRFRDDKNEANHTSTTKSVLQSIEDRVSEKDLYRAAGDIKNAWKARASRGSK, encoded by the exons ATGGCGCAACAGGATGGGCCTATCGAGTCCATCGCGGAGCCGGGTGTCAAGGCCCAAGGCCAGCTTTTACACGAGATGCGAAGGGAGGTCGCAACTCTTCTCAATAGATCACAAACGGGGTTTCCTGGCGCCCAGCCCGTGAGCTTCGCCCGACAGCATCTCGACGAACTCGCGCAGCACGA CTACTATGTCGTTGAGAAGTCCGACGGTATCAGATACCTTCTTTATTCGACAACCGACGAGAACAACAACGAGACACACTACTTAATCGATCGCAAGAACGACTTTTGGTTCATCACAAACAAAAGCCTTCACTTCCCCCTCGAGACCTCCCCGGAAGCTTTCCACACAAACACGTTGATTGATGGCGAACTGGTTTGGGACACCGGCTCGGACGGGAAGCGCGTCCCCATGTTCCTTGTATTCGATTGCCTGGTGCTAGACAATATTGTGCTTATGGAGCGAACACTCGACAAGCGCCTTGCGTACTTCGACCAGCGATTTTACCGTCCTTACAAGAAGCTGTACCAGGAGTACCCCCAGGAGCTAGCATTCCAGCCCTTCTACgtcgagatgaagaagccCCAGTTCGCCTACGCCATCGACATGATGTTTAGAGACATTCTACCCAAGCTGAAACACGGAAACGACGGGCTTATCTTCACCTGTCGTACCACGCCCTACAAACACGGCACCGACACTCACATCTTGAAGTGGAAGCCTCCAGAGGAGAATACCATTGACTGCCGTCTACGCCTGTCCTTCCCGCAGGTTGAACCTACAGAGTCGGAGCGTCGGGAGGGCATCACGGAGCCATTCATCGACTATGACAGCATCCCCAAAGCAGAGCTTTATGTTTACAAAGGGGACAGCGGTCCCGATAAATACGAATTCTTCAACAATGTACATATCAATGAGGAGGAATGGGAGACTCTCAAATCTCTCAACGACCCATTAGACTGGCGCATTGTCGAATGCAATATCGACGAACAGGGAAGATGGCGTATCGTTCGTTTTCGTGACGACAAGAATGAGGCAAACCATACCAGCACCACTAAGAGTGTGCTTCAGAGCATTGAGGACAGAGTCTCGGAAAAGGACCTATACAGGGCAGCAGGTGATATCAAGAACGCGTGGAAGGCTCGGGCCAGCAGGGGCTCCAAGTAG